CACAGATCCTACCGATAAATCAAAACCTCCTACAGATAGCGAAATTGTAATGCCAATTGCAATGATCGTCACAATTGAAATCGACCTTAAAATTGTGATAATATTGCTAGTTTGTAAGAATGCTGGGTTCATCGTAGCGAAGAAAATAATTAAGACGAAAATCAAAAGGATCGTTCCGTATTTATAAAAGAAATCAAATACGTCAAAAGTAGATGTTGCACGTTTTGTATTTGTTTCTGTATTTGGCATGCTATTTCCCTCCAGTAGAGAGGTATAAGAGTTCCTCTTCATTCGTCATTTTTGTCACTAATTCTTTAGAAATTTTCCCGTCATACATAACATAGACACGATCAGTAATTCCAATTACTTCAGAAAGCTCACAAGAAGCGTAAATAACAGACTTTCCATTTTTAGCAAGTTCCGCAATTAAGTTAAAGATATCTTTCTTCGCCCCTACGTCCACACCTTTGGTCGGTTCATCAAAAATGTAAAGATCGGCATCTGAGACCAGCCACTTACCAATGGCTACTTTTTGTTGATTGCCACCTGATAAATTCTTTACTAACGCTTCTGCATTCGGTGTTATTATTCCTAACGCGTTAATCATCTCTCGAGCCTTCGCTTTCTCTCGTTTGAAGTCTAAGAAGCTAAAGACTTTTAAGAAATGATCGATGCTCGAGGCAGATAAATTCGTTACAACTGTTTCATCTACTAGCACGCCTTCTTTTCTTCGCTCCTCAGGGACAAAAGCGATCCCTTCCTTAACTGCGTTCGATGGGCTAGAGAGAGTAAGAGATTTCCCCTTTAAAGTCATTTCTCCCAATTTCTTCGGATTTGCACCAAATAACAACTTACAAAGCTCTGTTTTCCCTGCACCAACCAGTCCTGCTATTCCAATGATCTCGCCACATCTTACAGAAAGCGATACTTCTTTCACCTTATCTCCATCTGAGAGGTTCACAGCCTGAAACATAATGTCTCCCGCCAGATTTACCCTGTCTGGAAATTGTTCTTCTAATTTTTCACCTAGCATGTGTTCTACTACTCTTTTTACCTTCGTATCTTTAATTGCTTCATTTGAAATAAAAGCCCCATTACGCATAACTGTAATTTGATCACAAATCTCAAAAAGTTCAGGTAGTCGGTGCGAGATAAAAATTACACCGACATCCTTTTGTTTTAGCTCTCTTACAATTCGAAACAATTCCTTCGTCTCTCCAATGCTTAATGGAGCTGTCGGTTCATCTAATATCAAGAATTTGCAATCTGTTATGATGGCTCGAGCGATTAGTACCATTTGTTTTTCTGCCAGTGTTAATTCACTTACAAGGGTTTTTGTTGATAAGTTAACATGAAGTGACTCTAAAACGTCCGAAGCTTGTTTATGAACGTTCTTCCAATTCATCATTATTGTCTTGTCTTTATTGGCAACAAGGTTGTTTAACAGAATATTTTCAGCGACCGTTAAATTTGGCACGAGAGCTGTATCGACTTCTTGAGAAACGATTTGAATGCCTAGCTCTTGTGCTTCTTTAGGAGAACGAATAGTTACGTTTTTTTCATCGATGACAATTTCTCCGATATAATCGGTATATACGCCAGAAAGTACCTTCACTAAAGTGGATTTACCAGCCCCATTAGCACCTATCAAGGCATGCACTGAGCCTGTATCAGTTTCAAAATATGCATGATCAAGCGCCTTAACTCCAGGAAATTCAACTGAAATCTGTTTCATTTTTAAATTCATACCATCACCTGTTTATTCATAATGAGCTTTTAGTGTTTTAATCCAATCTTCTTCAAATTCATCTGACTGACCCCAACCAGAAATCACCTCTCCAAGACTAACCATGTTGATATCCCCACTTCCTTCAAGTAGTTCATCACGGGAGATCAGGTTCGCTTCTAAGTCATAAAACTGTGGTGTTTCTTCCCCTGCTAGCTTTTTCGCTAAAATACGTAGGTTAATTGCTCCGATAAGCTTTGGATCTACTGCAGCTGTATATTTCCACGCACTATTTTCTTGCTGCATTACTTGTAAATCAGCGTTTGATACATCAATTCCGTAAATGGCAATTTCATTTCGACCCGCTTCTTCAATCGCGCGAGCAGCACCAATAGCAAAAGCATCCCAAGTTGCAAAAATTGCATCAATTTCTCCTTTTGGATACTTGTTCAACATAGCTGAGACGGCATTTTGTGTTTGCATTGATGTATCTTCTGCAGCTACTCCAAATCGTTCAAGTTCATTCAAACTTGGGTTATCAGTTAACACCGTTTGATAGACATTATTTCTTCTAACCATTGGTGGAAAGCCGTCTACCCATAAATAAAGAATGTTCGCTTCCCCGTTAAAGTCTTCGACGAGCTGATCTAAAGCGAGTGATGCCAATTCCTCATCATCCTGAGAAGTTAGTGTCACACCTTCAATCGTTGCCAACTCTTGGATTGAGTCAAAGGTAACGACTTCAATCCCTTCTTCTACTGCACGCTTTACAGCATCCACTGTCGCGGCATCATCACCGTGAGAAAGGATCAACCCATCAAAGTTATCATCGATTGCTTGAGCGATGGCATCATGATATCTAGCAGTATCGCCATTCGCTGTAAACACATCAACATCAAAGCCGATCGCTTCCCCTTCTTCTTTTACACCTGCTAAAAATTGGGCAGTGTGATCATCTCCACCAATTTTTCTAATAACTTTCACTCTTGCTCCCTCTCCAGTTGCAAATCGTTCCGGCACACCTTCAAGATGTACATCTTCTTGCACCTGGCTTACTTCGTTCCCACTTCCGCACCCAACTAATAGAACTGCTGACACTGACGCAATGAACCATGATCTTACCCAATTTCCTTTTCTCACCTTACATCTCTCCTTTTTTCAAATAAAAAAGCCTCTTTCAATTAAAGAAAGAGGCGGAATACCACAAATCCGTCCTCTTATCTTTCAGACCAGTAACTCGTACTGTCTGTTGGATGTAGCACCGTGCCTTAAAACCTTAAAGGTTTTCACCAAAACATATTCTGTAAGGTGAGTAGGTCGGTTGCCGGGCTTCACAGGGCCAATTCCCTCAGCCAGCTCTCGATAAGAGTGAACTATTTTATTGATCTCAAGTTTTTACAAATTTGAGAAGATGAGAGTAATGTTACGAGTGATTGATTAATTTGTCAATAGATTCTAATAATTTATTTTTTTAATTGACAGATTTCTTTCTGCCTGTCATAATTCAAAACAACGTTTTCCATATTTCCATACAATTTCAAACTCTTATCAAGAGCAGGTGGAGGGGCGAGCCCGATGAAACCCGGCAACCTGTTTCAACATGTTTATGTTGATTCAAGGTGCTAATTCTCTCAGTAAACACCTGACAGATAAGAGGGCATTCTATAAGTCTATGACTTATCTAGTCCTCTTCATAAATGAAGAGGACTTTTTTAGTAAAGAAAGGAGGACTCAGCTTAAAATGAGTCAAATTATAGCAACGTATCTAGTTCATGATCGTAAAGAAGACTTACAAAAGAAAGCTGAATCAATTGCACTTGGCCTAACGATTGGTTCTTGGACACACCTCCCTGCCCTTGAAAAAAGTCAGCTCCAAAAGCACAAAGGTGAGGTTGTAAGTGTAGAAGTCCTTGAAGAAAGTGCAGAATCCGCTCGCTTCTTTAAAGAAGCACGAACAATAGGATTGATAAAGATTGCCTACCCTGCAGCAAATTTCAGTCCAGACCTTCCCGCAATCTTAACGACGATCTTTGGAAAGTTATCTTTAGATGGTGAAGTGAAACTAGTCGATATCCAACTTCATAGTGAATTAGAATCGAGTTTCCCCGGTCCGCAATATGGCATCGATGGAATTAGAGAGCTCCTTCAAGTTCATGACCGCCCTTTACTTATGAGCATCTTTAAAGGAATGATAGGCAAAGACCTTGAAGAATTCAATAAACAATTAACCGAACAAATTATAGGTGGTGTCGACCTTGTCAAAGATGATGAGATCCTATTTGAAAATGATCTCACTCCTTTTGAAAAACGAATTCAAGCCGGATCAGATATTTTGACAGATGCCTATGAGCGTACAGGCGAAAGAAAACTATACGCCGTCAATTTAACAGGAAGAACATCTGACTTGAAAAACAAAGCAAAAAAAGCGACAGAACTCGGAGCCAGTGCACTATTATTTAATGTATTTGCCTATGGTTTAGATGTTTTGCAAGAGCTCGCTGAAGATCCCGATGTCACAATTCCAATCATGGCCCACCCAGCTGTTTCTGGTGCGCTGACTCAGTCGTCTTTGTATGGATTCTCTAACAAAGTCTTGCTTGGGAAACTCTTGCGTTTAGCTGGAGCAGACCTTGTTTTATTTCCATCTCCATATGGAAGTGTTGCACTTGATCCAAAAGAAACTTCTGATATCGCTTCAGCTCTAACAGAAAAAAGCACACTAAAGAAGGCGTTTCCTGTTCCATCAGCCGGGATTCATCCAGGTCTAACTTCACTTCTCATCAACGATTTTGGAATTGATTCAGTTATTAATGCGGGAGGTGGCGTTCATGGTCATCCGAGTGGAGCCATTGCAGGTGCTCAAGCATTCCGAGATGCTATTGATGGTGTAGTAGCTGGTCGTACTTTATCAGACACGGCGGAAGGTTCCTTGCCATTAGCCCAGGCATTACAGTTATGGGGGCAACCTTCATGACTCTAATCGACAATCGTAAGCCGATCATTTTTTGTGACTTTGATGGAACAATTACTACGAAAGATAACATCATAGCGATTATGAGACAATTCGCTCCCCCGGGGTGGGAAGAGATTAAAGATGCAATTTTAGCAGAACAGATTTCCATTCGCGAAGGTGTTGCACAACTATTTCATTTAATTCCTACAGACAAAAAACAGGAAATCATTTCCTTTGCCCTGAACCAAGCTGAAATTAGACCTGGCTTTGAAGCATTACTTGCATATATTAAAGAAAAAAATATAACGTTTAAAATTGTCAGCGGGGGGATTGATTTCTTCGTCCACCCCATCCTAGAACCTTATAAATTACGTGACCATTTGTATTGCAATGA
Above is a genomic segment from Bacillus sp. FJAT-45037 containing:
- a CDS encoding 2,3-diketo-5-methylthiopentyl-1-phosphate enolase → MSQIIATYLVHDRKEDLQKKAESIALGLTIGSWTHLPALEKSQLQKHKGEVVSVEVLEESAESARFFKEARTIGLIKIAYPAANFSPDLPAILTTIFGKLSLDGEVKLVDIQLHSELESSFPGPQYGIDGIRELLQVHDRPLLMSIFKGMIGKDLEEFNKQLTEQIIGGVDLVKDDEILFENDLTPFEKRIQAGSDILTDAYERTGERKLYAVNLTGRTSDLKNKAKKATELGASALLFNVFAYGLDVLQELAEDPDVTIPIMAHPAVSGALTQSSLYGFSNKVLLGKLLRLAGADLVLFPSPYGSVALDPKETSDIASALTEKSTLKKAFPVPSAGIHPGLTSLLINDFGIDSVINAGGGVHGHPSGAIAGAQAFRDAIDGVVAGRTLSDTAEGSLPLAQALQLWGQPS
- a CDS encoding 2-hydroxy-3-keto-5-methylthiopentenyl-1-phosphate phosphatase, yielding MTLIDNRKPIIFCDFDGTITTKDNIIAIMRQFAPPGWEEIKDAILAEQISIREGVAQLFHLIPTDKKQEIISFALNQAEIRPGFEALLAYIKEKNITFKIVSGGIDFFVHPILEPYKLRDHLYCNESDFSGRTITITWPNRCDESCSNDCGCCKPSILRQYPNDEYYKIVIGDSITDLQAAKEADEVFACDDFLIEKCRELNLHFSSFSTFYEVIDSLQNKKEVRNH
- a CDS encoding sugar ABC transporter ATP-binding protein, with protein sequence MNLKMKQISVEFPGVKALDHAYFETDTGSVHALIGANGAGKSTLVKVLSGVYTDYIGEIVIDEKNVTIRSPKEAQELGIQIVSQEVDTALVPNLTVAENILLNNLVANKDKTIMMNWKNVHKQASDVLESLHVNLSTKTLVSELTLAEKQMVLIARAIITDCKFLILDEPTAPLSIGETKELFRIVRELKQKDVGVIFISHRLPELFEICDQITVMRNGAFISNEAIKDTKVKRVVEHMLGEKLEEQFPDRVNLAGDIMFQAVNLSDGDKVKEVSLSVRCGEIIGIAGLVGAGKTELCKLLFGANPKKLGEMTLKGKSLTLSSPSNAVKEGIAFVPEERRKEGVLVDETVVTNLSASSIDHFLKVFSFLDFKREKAKAREMINALGIITPNAEALVKNLSGGNQQKVAIGKWLVSDADLYIFDEPTKGVDVGAKKDIFNLIAELAKNGKSVIYASCELSEVIGITDRVYVMYDGKISKELVTKMTNEEELLYLSTGGK
- a CDS encoding sugar ABC transporter substrate-binding protein translates to MRKGNWVRSWFIASVSAVLLVGCGSGNEVSQVQEDVHLEGVPERFATGEGARVKVIRKIGGDDHTAQFLAGVKEEGEAIGFDVDVFTANGDTARYHDAIAQAIDDNFDGLILSHGDDAATVDAVKRAVEEGIEVVTFDSIQELATIEGVTLTSQDDEELASLALDQLVEDFNGEANILYLWVDGFPPMVRRNNVYQTVLTDNPSLNELERFGVAAEDTSMQTQNAVSAMLNKYPKGEIDAIFATWDAFAIGAARAIEEAGRNEIAIYGIDVSNADLQVMQQENSAWKYTAAVDPKLIGAINLRILAKKLAGEETPQFYDLEANLISRDELLEGSGDINMVSLGEVISGWGQSDEFEEDWIKTLKAHYE